One region of Mucilaginibacter gotjawali genomic DNA includes:
- a CDS encoding MutS-related protein — MFLSTDEQTIEDLGLFGNRNNGGIYDIYNAANTRGGEAILKDMFRNPLSDRDAINQRSSIIEHFARMNMAFPFSASSFDMAEKYLLDNVEQSKGTNQQTSMLSEKEMLNGVSAVIDILWTAKTFIENRDVASVFAYKTERDSIVMLLRDAAFTPALREKPQGKLPYSAITAYDILFRVREYDKIKKLLKHIYTLDVYLSVAKVAVKRNFVFPSALEKGSCELALEDVYQPELKKPVGNSVFISPRQNIIFLTGANMAGKSTFLRAVSTAVYVAHMGFPVAARSMAFSVMDGVYTTINLPDKLGIGASHFYVEVLRVRKMATELSHGKSLFIVFDELFRGTNVKDAHEATVAVTNAFAGKKTSMFIISSHIVEAAEQLKLKSNIGFQYLPTIMNGTVPEYTYTLRQGVTDDRHGMIIIRNEGILDILKNGLKKKVKHLDTVS, encoded by the coding sequence ATGTTTTTAAGTACAGACGAACAAACGATAGAAGACCTGGGGCTTTTTGGCAACCGTAATAACGGCGGGATCTATGATATTTACAATGCAGCAAATACAAGGGGCGGCGAAGCCATATTAAAAGATATGTTCCGCAACCCATTGTCTGACAGGGATGCGATCAATCAGCGCAGCAGCATTATTGAACATTTTGCCCGGATGAACATGGCCTTCCCATTCTCTGCCAGCTCATTTGACATGGCAGAGAAATATTTACTGGATAATGTAGAGCAATCAAAAGGGACCAACCAGCAAACCAGTATGCTCAGCGAAAAAGAGATGCTTAACGGGGTATCCGCCGTGATCGACATCTTGTGGACCGCAAAGACATTTATAGAAAACAGGGACGTGGCAAGTGTATTTGCCTATAAAACGGAACGCGACAGCATTGTCATGTTGCTCCGCGATGCTGCCTTTACACCGGCACTCAGGGAAAAGCCCCAGGGCAAATTGCCTTATTCAGCCATAACGGCTTATGATATTTTATTCAGGGTACGTGAGTACGACAAGATCAAAAAGCTGTTAAAACATATTTATACGCTGGATGTGTATTTGTCAGTAGCAAAAGTGGCCGTTAAAAGGAACTTCGTATTCCCCAGCGCCCTTGAAAAAGGCTCGTGTGAATTGGCCCTGGAAGATGTTTATCAACCCGAACTTAAAAAACCCGTTGGTAACTCCGTTTTCATAAGCCCACGGCAAAATATCATATTTTTAACCGGGGCCAATATGGCGGGCAAATCCACCTTTTTGCGTGCGGTAAGCACCGCGGTGTATGTGGCGCACATGGGCTTCCCGGTAGCAGCCAGGTCAATGGCGTTTTCAGTAATGGACGGCGTTTATACCACCATCAATTTACCCGATAAATTAGGCATCGGGGCCAGTCACTTCTATGTCGAGGTGCTGCGGGTGCGAAAAATGGCCACAGAGCTGAGCCATGGAAAATCATTGTTTATCGTATTTGATGAGCTATTCAGGGGCACCAATGTTAAAGACGCCCATGAAGCCACGGTTGCCGTTACCAATGCTTTTGCCGGAAAGAAAACCAGTATGTTCATTATTTCCTCGCATATCGTGGAGGCGGCCGAGCAGCTAAAACTAAAAAGCAATATCGGATTTCAATACCTCCCCACCATTATGAATGGTACCGTCCCTGAGTATACTTACACCCTGAGACAAGGCGTAACCGACGACCGGCACGGGATGATCATCATCAGGAATGAGGGAATACTGGACATCTTAAAAAACGGTCTTAAGAAAAAGGTGAAGCACTTAGATACAGTCAGCTAA
- a CDS encoding MutS-related protein, whose protein sequence is MSFGIDKQTLDELNLLGKFRSGSVYSLFNQVKTRGGEQLLDRMFRTPLEDAQIINERTAVFRFFQKEQLSFPVDAQQVNLMREYLDSGAGKNIITVFTGTILTRVLSSLTRDERYKKNIQGLQAVIVVMNRCHTFLEAMPPIPGPYSNRIMAVKEILADKRIERLRSIDIYKSLSLRTLIFYNHLIKSSLYKKVEDLLSFIYELDVNINVSAVASSKGFVFAKALQPEKNALSATDLRHPCVEKAIGNTLLLAEGSNVLFLTGANMAGKSTFMKSVGIGFYLAHIGFPVAAASMEFSVREGLYSSINVADNINLGYSHFYAEVVRVKQAAEAAASGKRLLLMFDELFKGTNVKDAYDGTLAVTEGFAEYTDCLFIVSTHIIEVGEALKSRDNIKFGYMPTVMDGSRPRYTYKMQEGITEDRQGMMIIRNEGILELIGD, encoded by the coding sequence ATGAGTTTTGGTATAGATAAACAAACCCTGGATGAACTTAACCTGCTGGGGAAATTCCGCAGCGGATCGGTTTACAGCCTGTTCAACCAGGTAAAGACAAGGGGCGGCGAACAGCTGCTTGACAGAATGTTTCGTACACCGCTGGAAGATGCACAAATAATCAATGAACGTACAGCCGTCTTCCGGTTTTTCCAGAAGGAGCAGCTCAGTTTTCCTGTTGATGCACAGCAGGTAAATTTGATGAGGGAGTATCTTGATTCCGGCGCAGGAAAAAATATAATAACGGTATTTACCGGTACGATTTTAACAAGAGTACTTTCCAGTTTAACACGCGATGAGCGGTACAAAAAAAACATCCAGGGTTTGCAGGCAGTGATTGTTGTAATGAACAGGTGCCACACCTTTTTAGAAGCGATGCCGCCGATTCCGGGGCCGTATTCCAACAGGATAATGGCTGTAAAAGAAATATTGGCGGATAAGCGGATAGAAAGGTTAAGGAGTATTGATATTTATAAATCATTGTCGCTTAGGACACTGATTTTTTATAATCACCTGATAAAAAGCAGTCTTTATAAAAAAGTAGAAGATCTATTATCCTTTATTTATGAACTTGATGTAAATATTAACGTCAGCGCGGTGGCAAGCAGCAAAGGCTTTGTATTTGCAAAGGCGCTGCAACCCGAAAAAAATGCACTATCAGCCACTGATCTTCGCCACCCCTGCGTAGAAAAGGCGATAGGTAACACCCTGCTGCTGGCAGAAGGAAGCAATGTGCTTTTTTTAACCGGGGCAAACATGGCCGGCAAATCCACCTTCATGAAATCCGTGGGTATCGGTTTCTACCTGGCCCATATTGGGTTCCCGGTGGCGGCGGCCAGTATGGAGTTTTCGGTCAGGGAAGGGCTTTATTCTTCGATCAACGTAGCGGACAATATTAACCTTGGCTACAGCCATTTTTACGCGGAGGTGGTAAGGGTAAAACAGGCCGCGGAGGCCGCCGCCAGCGGCAAACGGCTTTTGCTGATGTTCGACGAACTATTCAAGGGCACCAATGTGAAAGACGCCTACGACGGAACGCTTGCAGTAACAGAAGGCTTTGCCGAATACACCGATTGTCTGTTCATCGTTTCCACCCATATCATCGAAGTTGGCGAGGCATTAAAAAGCCGGGACAATATCAAATTTGGCTACATGCCGACGGTGATGGACGGATCGAGGCCCCGCTATACTTATAAGATGCAGGAAGGGATTACAGAAGACCGCCAGGGAATGATGATCATCCGGAACGAAGGTATTCTGGAGCTGATAGGTGACTGA
- a CDS encoding M16 family metallopeptidase: MNLIKPFKILLLFAALPLGVFAQNIIPLDPDVRTGKLPNGFTYFIRHNEEPKNRVLMYLVNKAGSILEDEDQRGLAHFTEHMSFNGTKHFPHNQLVDYLQKAGVRFGADINAYTSFDETVYQLPIPSDNPKLLKGGLEIMRDWAQEALLDPAEIDKERGVVLEEKRLGKGAGERMRTVYWPVILQQSRYATRMPIGLDTVLNNFKRPVIARFYHDWYRPDLQALIIVGDIDVNQVEQSVKAQFSNLKNPEHEKARPQFTVPLTGKNQFVAVTDKEMTSTVMEVIIKHKAPQLKTTDDFRNNVIQLLFMEMLGARYLELSRLADPPFVNGGAGISDFIGGLDCYDASVVAKPGELEKGFKAVWRETERVKRFGFTATELQRAKAGLLTSVESSYKEQNKTNSEFYVKQYQEYFLKNTPALGIAASYKLVKNYLPGITLAEVNRLTAEYIRDTDQDVLIEAPDKDKNSLPDETIVKAWLTSVANEKLEPYKDEVSTQPLLANQPLAGKIVSTERNNDLKFTTITLSNGVKVILKPTDFKNNEIMFNAFAPGGTSIYDDADFESAAAAVGLITAGGVGNYDANQLQKFMADKESAVSPFISDRSQGISGNTTPKDLETALALTYAYFTEPRKDTAIFKGIIGKSRANLANRSDDPGSVFSDTVSAVLSNYNVRRTGPTIEKLNQVNLDRAYSIFKERFSDAGNFTFTFVGSIDTNTIKPLLEKYLGSLPSRGLHEQARDLGIHIPPGKIEKTVYKGSEPQASVMLVFSGKYDYSPESNVCMDALKEALEIRLLQRLREDESGVYTPSVSNVISKFPQSRYAFMIRFGCAPQNVDKLVASTLDEINKLRTEGPLKENVDKWRAESKTSIEPNLKTNGFWLGYINAQLQNQDDLGIINHYSAILDEVGPGDVKTMALKYLSGDNFIKIELKPEADNNTRGK, from the coding sequence ATGAACCTTATAAAACCATTCAAAATACTGCTGCTCTTTGCAGCATTGCCACTCGGCGTATTTGCACAAAACATTATCCCGCTCGACCCGGACGTGCGTACCGGTAAACTGCCTAACGGTTTTACTTATTTTATCCGCCACAATGAAGAGCCAAAGAACCGGGTACTGATGTACCTGGTTAATAAGGCCGGGTCCATACTGGAAGACGAGGATCAGCGTGGCCTGGCGCATTTTACGGAGCACATGAGCTTTAACGGCACAAAACATTTTCCGCACAACCAATTGGTAGATTACCTGCAAAAAGCAGGTGTCCGCTTTGGCGCCGACATCAATGCGTATACCAGTTTCGATGAAACTGTTTATCAGTTGCCGATCCCCTCTGATAATCCCAAGTTATTAAAAGGCGGCCTGGAGATCATGCGCGACTGGGCGCAGGAAGCACTGCTCGACCCCGCAGAAATTGATAAGGAACGCGGTGTGGTGCTGGAAGAAAAACGCCTCGGAAAAGGTGCGGGCGAACGAATGCGGACGGTATATTGGCCGGTCATCCTGCAGCAGTCCCGGTACGCAACGCGAATGCCGATAGGTTTAGATACCGTTTTGAATAACTTCAAGCGCCCGGTCATAGCACGTTTTTATCATGACTGGTACCGGCCCGATTTGCAGGCATTAATTATCGTCGGCGACATCGACGTTAACCAGGTAGAACAGTCTGTAAAAGCACAATTTTCAAACCTTAAAAACCCTGAGCACGAAAAAGCAAGACCCCAATTTACTGTACCGTTGACCGGGAAAAACCAATTTGTGGCCGTGACCGACAAGGAAATGACCTCTACGGTTATGGAAGTGATTATAAAGCACAAAGCGCCGCAGCTAAAAACGACAGATGATTTCCGCAATAACGTTATACAACTGCTATTTATGGAAATGTTAGGTGCACGTTACCTTGAACTATCGCGGTTGGCCGATCCGCCATTTGTTAATGGGGGAGCAGGCATTTCCGATTTTATCGGCGGCCTTGATTGCTATGATGCCAGTGTGGTAGCCAAACCAGGTGAGCTGGAAAAGGGCTTTAAAGCTGTCTGGCGCGAAACCGAAAGGGTGAAACGTTTCGGATTTACCGCAACTGAGCTCCAAAGGGCAAAAGCGGGCTTATTGACCAGCGTTGAATCATCCTATAAGGAACAAAACAAAACCAATTCTGAGTTTTATGTAAAACAGTACCAGGAATATTTTTTAAAGAATACCCCTGCACTGGGGATAGCCGCCAGTTACAAACTGGTCAAAAATTACCTGCCAGGGATCACATTAGCCGAGGTAAACAGGCTGACAGCTGAATATATTAGGGATACAGACCAGGATGTATTGATCGAGGCGCCTGATAAGGATAAAAACAGTCTCCCTGACGAAACTATTGTTAAGGCATGGCTAACCTCGGTAGCCAATGAAAAGCTGGAACCCTACAAAGACGAAGTAAGCACCCAGCCCTTGCTGGCGAACCAACCGCTTGCCGGTAAGATTGTGTCAACCGAAAGAAATAACGACCTTAAGTTTACGACAATTACCCTGAGCAATGGCGTTAAAGTCATCTTAAAACCAACCGATTTCAAAAACAATGAAATAATGTTTAATGCGTTTGCGCCGGGAGGTACCTCAATTTATGACGATGCGGATTTCGAAAGCGCCGCCGCCGCCGTCGGGCTGATTACTGCCGGGGGCGTGGGCAACTACGATGCCAACCAATTGCAAAAGTTTATGGCCGATAAGGAATCCGCAGTCAGCCCCTTTATTTCGGATCGCTCCCAGGGGATCAGCGGGAACACCACGCCAAAAGACCTGGAAACTGCATTGGCACTTACTTATGCCTATTTCACTGAACCGAGGAAGGATACGGCCATATTTAAAGGCATCATCGGGAAGAGCAGGGCGAATCTTGCCAACAGGTCGGACGATCCGGGGAGTGTTTTCAGTGACACCGTGAGCGCGGTGCTGAGTAACTATAACGTAAGGCGAACAGGCCCAACAATTGAAAAATTGAATCAGGTGAACCTGGACCGGGCTTATTCAATCTTTAAGGAACGGTTCTCCGACGCGGGTAATTTTACTTTTACCTTTGTCGGCAGTATTGATACCAATACCATTAAACCGCTATTAGAAAAATACCTCGGTTCCCTGCCATCAAGGGGCCTTCATGAACAGGCTAGAGACCTTGGTATCCATATTCCTCCGGGAAAAATCGAGAAAACCGTTTACAAGGGAAGTGAACCTCAGGCGAGCGTTATGCTGGTTTTTTCCGGAAAATATGATTATAGCCCTGAAAGCAATGTTTGCATGGATGCCTTAAAGGAGGCACTGGAGATACGCTTGCTGCAAAGATTGCGCGAGGACGAAAGCGGGGTATACACTCCCAGTGTTTCTAACGTGATCAGTAAATTTCCGCAATCCCGTTATGCATTTATGATCAGGTTCGGCTGTGCCCCGCAGAACGTGGATAAATTGGTGGCCTCCACCCTCGATGAGATCAATAAGCTCCGCACAGAAGGTCCGTTAAAAGAAAATGTTGACAAATGGAGGGCAGAGAGTAAAACAAGTATTGAACCGAATTTAAAGACCAACGGTTTCTGGCTTGGTTACATCAACGCCCAACTACAAAACCAGGACGATTTGGGGATCATTAACCATTACAGTGCTATACTGGATGAGGTAGGCCCGGGTGATGTAAAAACAATGGCCTTAAAATATTTAAGCGGCGATAATTT